Proteins from one Flavobacterium branchiarum genomic window:
- a CDS encoding BlaI/MecI/CopY family transcriptional regulator encodes MQLTNSEEQLMQHLWQLKKAFMKDLLEAYPEPKPATTTVATLLKRMIDKKFVAYNEFGNSREYYPLVKKTDYFSKHVNGLISNFFNNSASQFASFFTTETNLSTSELEELKKIIDSQIQKKKK; translated from the coding sequence ATGCAACTAACCAACTCCGAAGAACAATTAATGCAACACCTTTGGCAACTCAAAAAGGCGTTCATGAAGGATTTGCTCGAAGCCTATCCCGAGCCAAAGCCAGCAACAACAACAGTTGCTACTTTATTAAAGAGAATGATAGATAAAAAATTTGTTGCTTATAACGAATTTGGAAACTCCAGAGAATATTATCCATTGGTTAAAAAAACAGATTACTTCTCAAAACACGTAAACGGATTAATTAGCAATTTCTTTAACAATTCGGCATCACAATTTGCTTCGTTTTTTACAACCGAAACTAATTTATCAACTTCTGAATTAGAAGAACTCAAAAAAATAATTGACTCACAAATTCAAAAAAAGAAAAAATGA